A DNA window from Schistocerca gregaria isolate iqSchGreg1 chromosome 2, iqSchGreg1.2, whole genome shotgun sequence contains the following coding sequences:
- the LOC126336680 gene encoding uncharacterized protein LOC126336680, translating to MQHLLVVTALALLAGGASARPEPEAPYPASGWRPEGRQFFLPASSRSAGLYAPPPQQYGPPATTTEAAETTTTEAATTTEAADADVGAAGARSQAQREPLEDSEAGVYFVLLPDGRLQRIAYAHGPAPASFSLLPERLTLPGAAPVPVDPGYLARFHYQDLLPQGAPVFAYQQAGLTRIA from the coding sequence ATGCAGCATCTCTTGGTGGTGACGGCTCTCGCCCTGCTGGCAGGTGGCGCTTCGGCACGGCCCGAGCCGGAAGCCCCTTACCCGGCTTCCGGCTGGCGTCCCGAGGGCCGGCAGTTCTTCCTGCCCGCGTCGTCGCGCTCCGCCGGGCTGTacgcgccgccgccgcagcagtACGGCCCGCCGGCCACGACCACCGAAGCCGCCGAGACGACGACCACGGAGGCGGCCACGACCACGGAGGCGGCCGACGCAGACGTGGGCGCGGCCGGCGCGCGGTCGCAGGCGCAGCGCGAGCCGCTGGAGGACTCCGAGGCGGGCGTCTACTTCGTGCTGCTGCCCGACGGCCGCCTGCAGCGCATCGCCTACGCGCACGGGCCCGCCCCCGCCTCCTTCTCGCTGCTGCCCGAGCGCCTCACGCTGCCCGGCGCCGCccccgtgcccgtcgacccgggctACCTGGCGCGCTTCCACTACCAGGACCTGCTGCCCCAGGGGGCGCCCGTCTTCGCCTACCAGCAGGCCGGGCTCACGCGCATCGCCTGA